CCGGGAAATTCCAGAGGGCTTAACCTACGAAGATTTGCTGTACACAACAGCAAATTATTCTTGATTATAGCTATACCTTGGGGCTAATGTTTACTCGTTTTCAGGACATTTTCCCTTTTCCTTGACACACTATCCGCTGCCTCTCATAACCCGGCCATGATTTGCCCGAACAAAGCAAACAGTTGTATAAACAACTTGGATAATATATCATTGATGATGAAAACAAAAGGCAACAGCGGATGATATTGACGCCAGGTACCTTGATTCATGGTATCTCCATATTGCCGATCATCCCCTCCGGGCCAACCTGGAAAATCGAAAACCCGCGGGACTGTGTCGAAGCATTCCCGGGAACCCGGACGGAGCAGAACTGATGCCGCAACCATCAGGATACAACTTCGCACAGGGTTCAGAATAATACAATATCGAAGGAGGAAGACCCGTGAAAGAAAACAAGACGAAGGTTTTACCGCTGTTGAACCAGATATGTTATTCCCTGGGCAGCCTGGCCTTCACCCTGCTGGAAAGAATGATCATTCTTTATGCCGTATTTTATTTCCTGCCGCCAAAAGAACTGGGACTACATAACCTCGTTTCCGACAGAACTTTTTTCGGCGTGATCACCATTACCGGAGCGGCCCTTCTGTTGGGACGGATCCTCGATGGCCTGGCCGACCCGGTCATCGCCACCCTGAGCGATAACAGCCGCTCGCGCATTGGTCGGCGCAAGGTATTCCTTCTTTACAGCGCTCTACCTCTTGCCCTGACAACGTTTCTGGTTTTTACACCGCCTCAACCGGGCCAGGAGTCGCTTTTGAACGGGATCTGGTTGGCATTGATGATGGGACTCTTCTACATCGCCTTCACCGCTTACGTGAACCCTTACCTGGCACTCATGTCCGAGCTGGGCCATACCCCCGAACTGCGCATCAACATCTCCACTTTCATGGCTCTGTTCGGTTTGTTGGGGATGGTCTGCATCACCATCCTGTTCCCCCAGATCACCACTTTTCTGGAAAACAGCGGCATGGGTATGCGCAGAGCCTACCAGTTTGCCATATGCGGGTTTTCCATCTTCTCCTGTATCATTCTTTATCTGATTACCCTTTCTTTTGATGAAAAAAAACACTGCCTGCCCAGCAGGCCTTCCGATATGGGCGTCTTGAAATCCTTTGCGAAGACTTTCGCCGTGCGGCCTTTCCGTATCTTTCTTGCCGGCGAGGTGTTCCTGCAATTTGCCCTGAACATCGTAACCCTCGGCCTGATGTACTATGCCGTGGTCATCTTCAAACAACCTCAAAGTTTCATGACCGTACTGGCCGGACTGACCATCGGGGTAGCTCTGCTAAGCTTCCCCCTGGTAAACATAGTATCGAAAAAGATCGGCAAGAAGAAGGTCATCATGGGTGGGCTGCTCGTTCTCGGAATAGCCACCATCGTGATTTTTCCGTTGAGTTTCAACATGACCCCTGTCGCCCATTACATTGCGCTGGCCATGATCGGTCTTTGTGGCCTACCTCTGGCCATCCTTTCCATACTCATCAACCCCACCGTCGGTGATCTGGCCCGTGCAGATCATGCCCGCACCGGTGAGAGCCGCGAAGCAATGTTCTTCGGCGCCCGCGCCATCCCGCTGAAGATAACCATTGCCCTGGCCGGCGTTACCTTCACCTACCTGCTTTCCGCTTTTGGCAAGGATATCGCCAACCCCCTGGGAGTTCAGCTCAGCATCCTGGTGATCGCACTGGCCAGCCTGGCCGGCTTTATTGCCTTTTCCCGTTACCCGGAGAAGCAAGTCCAGGAATGGCTGGAACAGGCCCCGGACACCCCTGACGCCCGGACGTCGGCGGAAAAATGATGGACGCCACAAAATGGACGCCGAAAACCGAAGCGCCTTTCAGCATGGGCCAATATATACAGGGGACCGCACTGCACCGTCAACGTGTCAATGGTTTCAGTTTCACGGCCATGATCAGCCCGAAAACCACGCACCAGAGATTGATGCCCCCGTTCAGCAGCAGCTCCGTCGTGGAAAGGGCGTAGACGCCGTTCTGGAAATTGAAGCTGAAATCCAGCAGTCCCAGAAACACCAGACTGCCCGAACAAACAAGTCCCAGCCACTTGCCGGTAGAATTCTCCTTCAACATCAGAATGCCGGCGATGATCAGAACCAGGGCCAGTATTATATC
This Bacillota bacterium DNA region includes the following protein-coding sequences:
- a CDS encoding MFS transporter, which encodes MKENKTKVLPLLNQICYSLGSLAFTLLERMIILYAVFYFLPPKELGLHNLVSDRTFFGVITITGAALLLGRILDGLADPVIATLSDNSRSRIGRRKVFLLYSALPLALTTFLVFTPPQPGQESLLNGIWLALMMGLFYIAFTAYVNPYLALMSELGHTPELRINISTFMALFGLLGMVCITILFPQITTFLENSGMGMRRAYQFAICGFSIFSCIILYLITLSFDEKKHCLPSRPSDMGVLKSFAKTFAVRPFRIFLAGEVFLQFALNIVTLGLMYYAVVIFKQPQSFMTVLAGLTIGVALLSFPLVNIVSKKIGKKKVIMGGLLVLGIATIVIFPLSFNMTPVAHYIALAMIGLCGLPLAILSILINPTVGDLARADHARTGESREAMFFGARAIPLKITIALAGVTFTYLLSAFGKDIANPLGVQLSILVIALASLAGFIAFSRYPEKQVQEWLEQAPDTPDARTSAEK